The Eleginops maclovinus isolate JMC-PN-2008 ecotype Puerto Natales chromosome 10, JC_Emac_rtc_rv5, whole genome shotgun sequence nucleotide sequence TGAGCTCCTCGTCGTGGCAGACGGCGAGCTGCAGGTGGCGGGGTATGATCCTGGTCTTCTTGTTGTACCTGGCGGCGTATCCAGCCAGCTCCAGGATCTCAGCAGTCAAGTACTCCAGCACAGCGGCCAGGTACACCGGGGCTCCGGCACCAACACCCTGGGCGTAGTTACCCTTCCTCAGATGCCTGTGCACACGGCTGACGGGGAACTGGAGCCCGGCACGGGAGGAGCGAGTCTTTGCTTTCGCCCTGGTCTCTGCTGCACATTTTCAATCACGGTACTCTTCGAGACgaagaagaaagagaacagAGCAAGATtgcgccgaggatggctgccgtgtctcatGCTACTCACCAACTCAACATCTTACACATTCCACAGGAAatccaggtatgcactccggagagctattagcagtgcaaaaagacaaaacagggtcaaggtggagtcgaactacaagggctccaacgccagaaatatgtggtctggactaaaaacaataacagactacaaaaggacaacgagtggtgctgaggaagtgtctgcatctctcccagatgaactggacacattttatgcacgctttgagaggccccggggtgtggaggcacagaaggcccaggatccctgctcactggttttaaccagtgcagatgtgtgtagatctctgaaaaggatcaacgcacacagggctcctggacctgatggcatccctggccgtgctctcaaggtgtgtgcagttcagctggcagatgtgttcacagtaattttcaataggtcactgctccagtctgtagtccccacatgctttaaagagtccatcattgtccctgtccccaaaaagacaaaacccatctgcctcaatgactaccgcccagttgcactcacctccatcatcatgaagtgctttgagcggttagtcaaaccttttatcacctcctccctccctgactcactggaccccctgcagtttgcctacagagcaaacaggtccacggatgatgccatctccctcaccctccacactgccctctcccacctggactggaggaacacttatgtgagaatgctgttcattgactacagttcagcattcaacaccattgtgccctccaagctcatcattaagctcagggaccttgggctcaacagcgccctctgtgactggatcatgagcttcctgatgggcagatcccaggcagtgcggatggggaacatcatatcctccaccttgaccctcaacaccggagcccgtcagggttgtgtgctcagccctctcctctactccctgttcacgcacgacttcgtggccacacacagctccaacaccatcatccagtttgctgacgacacgactgtcatcggcctgatcacagacggtgacgagatggcgtacagagaggaggtcagagccctgacatcttggtgccaggacaacaacctccatctcaa carries:
- the LOC134871119 gene encoding histone H2AX-like; protein product: MSETRAKAKTRSSRAGLQFPVSRVHRHLRKGNYAQGVGAGAPVYLAAVLEYLTAEILELAGYAARYNKKTRIIPRHLQLAVCHDEELTKLLGEVTIAQGGVLPNIQAVLLPKK